CGAACCAAGATAACGGACGGTGAATTCCGGGGAGAAATCATAGCCCTGAATCAGGCTGATTATCCCCATCCACAGCGCGCCATAACACATGCCCCAGCCGTTGGTGGTCATCACGTCGCGGCCTTGTCTTTGATGCCGGGAACTGATCATATTGCCCAGCGAAAAGCTGTAGGTTCCCAGCAGACACAGCGCGGCGCCCCAGAGCAGATGCGGTTGCGCGTCCATGTTCATCAGGTCGTGCCAGAACAGCGCTACTATGCCGATAAGTCCCAGCGGCGCGGCAATCATGACGCTGCGCGTCAGGCGCTGACCGAAGAACAGCCGACTATTGAAAGCATTAAATAACACCGCCATGGAAAAAATGACCGATTCTAATCCGCTCGAAATCCAGGCGATAGCGTGATAAAAACAGATAAAGTTAATACCGAATACGCATAGTCCCTGAAGCATGCACAGCAGATGCGCCCGGCGCGACAGCGGACGAAGGCGTTTCGTCAGCGCCAGAAAGGCCAGCAGAATCACGGACGAAAGCAGGAATCGCCAAAAGATGGAAACTTCGGCGGCAACGCCGCCCTGTTGCATGCTGATGGCAATCCAGGTGGTTCCCCAGATCAGCACCACGGAAATATAGAGCAAAATATTCATTAGCAGACTCCGGTGTTTATCATGACTCCAGTATGGATTTTTGCTCCGGCTTCGGCTTTCAGCGGTTTGCGGTTAATAACAGAATCTTGCGGTTTGTTGGTAGGGAGGTGCGATGCATCAGTATAAAGCGTTCAATTCGCTGCAACAGTATAAAACGGTGCTGCGGGATACCGTTGAACTGGGTTCCGGCGTGCGTCTGGCGTCATGGTTTAACCGCAACGATCTTGTCACCCTCGAAAACGGCGACCATCACATCCTCAGCCTATACACTGCCGATGGCTATGAAAGTTATCATAAAACGCCGGATGGATGGCATAACGGCGGGGGACCGGACCGCTTCTGTCTGATGCCGAAGCAGAGCGTCACCACCTGGGATATCCGCGGCGACCTCTCTTTTGTCCATCTTTATTATGACGACAGCCATTTTCGCCGGTTGGCGGAGCAGACCTGGGATCGCAGCCCGGCTTCGATCCGCACGGAAGAGCGGATTTTCGGCGACGATGCGCAGATCACCACGCTGTACCGGCAGTTTTTACTCAACTACAGTTGGGCGGATCCGGCCAATCAACTGGCGCTGAGCAGCGCGGCAACCTTGTTGCTGATACATACGCTAAGGCAGTATACCCAGCTATAGTGGACGCTGCCGAAGGTCCGCGGCGGCCTGGCTCCGGCGGTGCTGCGCCGGGTGAAGGAGATGATGGAAAGCCGGCTTGGCGATCCTTTGACGTTGGACGAACTGGCGGCCGAAGCCGGATTGAGCGAGTTTCACTTCGCCCGCATGTTTCGTCAGAGCGAGGGCATGGCGCCGCACCAGTATGTACTGAAGCGGCGGCTGGCGCGGGCGGAGGAGATGCTGCGTCACAGTTCGCTGGCGATAACCGAGATTGCGCTAATGTGCGGGTTCAGTTCCGCCAGCCACTTTAGCCATAGCTTTAAAAGCGAGCGCGGAATGACCCCTTCCGCGCTGCGCCGAACGCTACTGCGCTGAGTCGTCTCCAGCGGCCAGTAGGCACAGATTCAACGCGACTTGATACGATTTTACAAACGACGGGACGGGCAGGAATTCAAAACGCGAATGGAAGCCTTCAGCGTCGCTTCATTGGCGTTCGCCGTCAGATCGTTAAACCCAGGCATAGCCCTGACGCCCGTCGGTGTGTTCCGGCATCTGTTGACGGTCAAAATAGCTGATAAAATCATGAACCATCAGCAGCGGGTTGACCAATACGCCTTTGGCTGACCACGATCAAGAACGTACCGCATGCGTTTCGCCTCTGTTTCTCACGGGCCGCGCTAATCTGATTTTTTTTAGCGCCGGCTACAGCAGGCTCACGCCTTCATCGTTCGGTTCGCTCCACTCCACTTGGCGCACCGTATGCCACTTGGGAAAAATCACTGGGCAAGGCCCGCCATTGGCACCCGGTATGTAAGAGACCACACCCCGTATAGGTTGATTGTCCTCGGTTTGGTTCGTTGTAGGCTTGCTCGAGCAACGGGCGGATC
This window of the Brenneria goodwinii genome carries:
- a CDS encoding DMT family transporter, which produces MNILLYISVVLIWGTTWIAISMQQGGVAAEVSIFWRFLLSSVILLAFLALTKRLRPLSRRAHLLCMLQGLCVFGINFICFYHAIAWISSGLESVIFSMAVLFNAFNSRLFFGQRLTRSVMIAAPLGLIGIVALFWHDLMNMDAQPHLLWGAALCLLGTYSFSLGNMISSRHQRQGRDVMTTNGWGMCYGALWMGIISLIQGYDFSPEFTVRYLGSLFYLAIFGSVIAFGAYFSLIGRIGASQAAYSTLLFPLIALSISTIYENYHWQVNDVLGLLLILAGNAVMFYRPRRRGIAPTASVK